In Hoeflea ulvae, one genomic interval encodes:
- a CDS encoding SDR family NAD(P)-dependent oxidoreductase — translation MTDTIALITGGSRGLGRNAALHLARKGVGIVLTYLSRADEAAAVVAEIEALGGKAAALQLDAGDTAQFAGFAGQLEGTLDRGWGRQTFDYLVNNAGMGINAAFAENTEEQFDTLMNVHFKGVFFLTQRLLPLIADGGRILNVSTGLARFSVPGFAAYAAMKGAIEVLTRYQAKELGPRGIAVNVIAPGAIETDFGGGAVRDNPDANAFVAGVTAMGRAGLPDDIGGAIASILLGQNQWMTAQRIEVSGGMYL, via the coding sequence ATGACCGACACAATCGCACTCATCACTGGCGGCAGCCGAGGGCTCGGCCGCAATGCAGCCCTTCACCTGGCCCGCAAGGGCGTCGGCATTGTCCTGACCTATCTCTCGCGCGCCGACGAGGCGGCTGCCGTGGTCGCGGAAATCGAGGCGCTGGGCGGCAAGGCTGCGGCGCTGCAGCTTGATGCCGGAGACACGGCACAATTTGCCGGTTTTGCCGGACAACTGGAAGGCACGCTCGACAGGGGCTGGGGAAGACAGACATTCGACTATCTCGTCAACAATGCCGGCATGGGCATCAATGCGGCATTTGCCGAGAACACGGAAGAGCAGTTCGACACGTTGATGAATGTCCATTTCAAGGGCGTGTTCTTTCTCACCCAGCGCCTGCTGCCTCTGATTGCCGATGGCGGACGTATCCTCAACGTCTCCACCGGGCTGGCCCGTTTCAGTGTGCCGGGCTTTGCCGCCTATGCAGCGATGAAGGGCGCCATCGAGGTGCTGACCCGCTACCAGGCCAAGGAGCTGGGGCCGCGCGGCATTGCCGTCAACGTGATTGCGCCGGGCGCGATCGAGACCGATTTCGGCGGCGGCGCGGTCCGCGACAATCCCGATGCCAATGCCTTTGTCGCCGGCGTGACCGCCATGGGCCGGGCCGGTCTGCCCGACGATATCGGCGGCGCCATTGCCAGCATCCTGCTTGGCCAGAACCAGTGGATGACAGCGCAGCGCATCGAGGTCTCGGGCGGCATGTATCTGTAG
- a CDS encoding AraC family transcriptional regulator, translating into MTVHDLAKQVNDYIGDGPDMTKGRETGIEGLYVHRQSKPSPFEATIYHPVICLNLQGRKQVAVGERSAEFGLGQSLIVSHDLPVAARVTEASPEHPYLAIIVALDIAILRGLSEEIGDTARGNHRAGALATSITDAALVDAMSRYFALVGDPLEARVMAPLILKEIHFRLLMASHGGMLRQLMQRDSHASRISRAIGRIRTGYRSPLTVAGLAEEAGMSPSSFHDHFKQITGTTPLQYQKDMRLMEARRLIAFDGLSVSSAAYEVGYESATQFSREYSRKFGTPPRADAVRPGFAV; encoded by the coding sequence ATGACGGTTCACGATCTGGCGAAACAGGTGAATGATTACATCGGAGACGGCCCGGACATGACCAAGGGCCGGGAAACCGGGATCGAGGGTCTCTACGTACACCGGCAGAGCAAGCCGAGCCCGTTCGAGGCGACGATCTACCACCCGGTCATCTGCCTAAACCTGCAGGGCCGCAAGCAGGTGGCGGTCGGCGAGCGCTCGGCCGAGTTCGGCCTGGGCCAGTCGCTGATAGTCAGCCATGACCTGCCGGTGGCCGCCCGGGTGACCGAAGCCAGTCCGGAGCACCCCTATCTGGCCATCATCGTGGCTCTCGACATTGCCATCCTGCGCGGTCTCAGCGAAGAGATCGGCGACACGGCCCGCGGCAATCACCGCGCCGGCGCACTTGCCACCAGCATCACCGATGCAGCGCTGGTCGACGCCATGAGCCGCTATTTTGCTCTTGTCGGCGATCCGCTTGAAGCAAGGGTGATGGCGCCGCTGATCCTCAAGGAAATCCATTTCCGGCTGTTGATGGCCAGCCACGGCGGCATGCTCAGGCAGTTGATGCAGCGCGACAGCCATGCCAGCCGCATCTCACGCGCCATCGGCAGGATCCGCACCGGCTATCGCAGCCCCCTGACGGTCGCCGGCCTGGCCGAGGAAGCCGGCATGAGCCCGTCGTCGTTTCACGACCATTTCAAGCAGATCACCGGCACCACGCCGCTGCAGTACCAGAAGGACATGCGCCTGATGGAAGCGCGCCGGCTGATCGCTTTCGACGGATTGTCCGTGTCCTCTGCCGCCTATGAGGTCGGCTATGAAAGCGCCACGCAGTTCAGCCGCGAATATTCGCGCAAGTTCGGCACTCCGCCCCGCGCGGATGCCGTTCGTCCCGGCTTTGCCGTCTGA
- the ychF gene encoding redox-regulated ATPase YchF, with translation MGFKCGIVGLPNVGKSTLFNALTRTAAAQAANYPFCTIEPNTGEVAVPDPRLKKLAEVAGSKEIIPTRIAFVDIAGLVRGASKGEGLGNKFLANIREVDAIVHVLRCFEDDDITHVEGRIDPVGDADTIETELMISDLESLERRTEQTRKRAASKDKESMTVLPMMEASLKLLQDGKPVRTMLKDLADEDLEILRGLNLLTAHPVLYVCNVSEADAVDGNAHTEAVAKMAAEQGAESIVVSAAIESEVAQLPDEESQEYLAALGLEEAGLDRLIRAGYSLLDLITYFTVGPKETRAWTIERGTKAPAAAGVIHTDFERGFIRAFTIAYDDYVTLGGEVPAKEAGKARDEGKEYVVQDGDVIHFRFNT, from the coding sequence ATGGGTTTCAAATGCGGCATCGTCGGGCTGCCTAATGTCGGCAAGTCCACACTGTTCAACGCGCTGACGCGGACGGCGGCTGCGCAGGCGGCAAACTATCCGTTCTGCACCATCGAGCCCAACACCGGCGAAGTGGCGGTCCCAGATCCGCGGCTGAAGAAACTCGCCGAAGTGGCCGGTTCCAAGGAAATCATTCCGACCCGCATCGCCTTCGTCGACATTGCCGGTCTGGTCCGTGGCGCGTCCAAGGGCGAAGGCCTGGGCAACAAGTTCCTGGCCAATATCCGCGAAGTCGACGCCATCGTCCATGTACTGCGCTGCTTCGAGGATGACGACATCACCCATGTCGAGGGCCGCATCGATCCCGTCGGCGATGCCGACACCATCGAAACCGAGCTGATGATCTCCGATCTCGAAAGCCTCGAGCGCCGCACCGAACAGACCCGCAAGCGCGCCGCCTCCAAGGACAAGGAATCGATGACGGTGCTGCCGATGATGGAAGCTTCGCTGAAGCTGCTGCAGGACGGCAAGCCGGTCCGCACCATGCTCAAGGATCTGGCCGACGAGGATCTCGAGATCCTCCGGGGCCTCAATCTTCTCACCGCCCACCCGGTGCTCTATGTCTGCAATGTCTCGGAAGCCGATGCCGTCGACGGCAATGCGCACACCGAGGCCGTCGCCAAGATGGCAGCCGAACAAGGTGCCGAAAGCATCGTGGTTTCCGCGGCCATCGAATCCGAAGTGGCGCAATTGCCCGACGAGGAAAGCCAGGAATATCTTGCGGCTCTGGGACTAGAAGAAGCCGGTCTCGACCGCCTGATCCGCGCCGGCTACAGCCTGCTCGACCTGATCACCTATTTCACCGTCGGCCCCAAGGAAACCCGCGCCTGGACCATCGAGCGCGGCACCAAGGCCCCGGCCGCCGCGGGCGTGATCCACACCGATTTCGAACGCGGCTTCATCCGCGCCTTCACCATCGCCTATGACGACTATGTCACGCTCGGCGGCGAAGTTCCGGCCAAGGAAGCCGGCAAGGCGCGCGACGAAGGCAAGGAATATGTCGTCCAGGACGGCGACGTGATCCACTTCCGCTTCAACACCTGA
- a CDS encoding YgaP family membrane protein, whose amino-acid sequence MLKSNVGTVDRVIRILAGVVLLAMFFVYQDAAWRYFALIGIIPLFTGLFGTCPLYSLFGLSTCPVKKT is encoded by the coding sequence ATGTTGAAATCGAATGTCGGCACTGTCGACCGCGTCATCCGCATCCTGGCCGGAGTGGTCCTGCTTGCGATGTTCTTTGTTTATCAGGACGCTGCATGGCGATATTTCGCGCTGATCGGCATCATCCCGCTGTTCACCGGCCTGTTCGGCACCTGTCCGCTCTATTCATTGTTCGGACTGTCGACCTGCCCGGTCAAAAAGACCTGA
- a CDS encoding MaoC family dehydratase, with amino-acid sequence MQKDDLLHYEDMSPGTVFPLGPKHVSAEDIIAFAMEYDAQPMHLDAEAGRNSILGGLAASGWHSCAMMMRMMADSYLLRTAAEGAPGVDFVKWRKPVLAGDVLAGETRVLDARESKSRPGVGIVSLRHELRNQSGDTVLESENPVLVRLRAAEAARP; translated from the coding sequence ATGCAAAAGGATGACCTCCTCCATTACGAGGACATGAGCCCCGGAACCGTGTTCCCGCTCGGCCCGAAACATGTGTCCGCCGAGGACATCATCGCCTTCGCGATGGAATATGACGCCCAGCCGATGCATCTCGATGCCGAGGCCGGCCGCAATTCCATCCTCGGCGGACTGGCAGCCTCGGGCTGGCACAGCTGCGCGATGATGATGCGGATGATGGCCGACTCCTATCTGCTGCGCACGGCTGCCGAAGGCGCTCCCGGGGTCGATTTCGTCAAGTGGCGGAAACCGGTGCTGGCGGGCGACGTCCTGGCGGGCGAAACGCGGGTGCTCGATGCCCGCGAATCGAAATCCCGGCCCGGCGTCGGCATTGTCAGCCTGCGCCATGAACTGAGAAACCAGAGCGGCGACACCGTGCTGGAATCGGAAAACCCGGTGCTGGTGCGCCTGCGCGCCGCGGAGGCAGCCCGACCATGA
- a CDS encoding MaoC family dehydratase, translated as MIIDPVFEPGTRKELGSQVFTAEAIIDFARRFDPQRFHVDPEAAKDSIFGGLCASGWHTAATWMKLNLASNAIEAERARAEGRSLPEYGPSPGFRNLRWFKPVYAGDEIFYSRTIRGTRPLNSRPGWSILELTSEACDKDGELVMSFDSAALIKFPVAGGDTA; from the coding sequence ATGATCATTGACCCCGTCTTCGAACCCGGAACGCGCAAGGAACTGGGCAGCCAGGTCTTCACCGCCGAAGCGATCATCGACTTTGCCCGCCGCTTCGATCCGCAGCGGTTCCATGTCGATCCGGAAGCCGCCAAGGACAGCATTTTCGGCGGCCTGTGCGCCTCGGGATGGCATACCGCCGCCACCTGGATGAAACTCAATCTGGCGTCCAACGCCATCGAGGCGGAACGCGCCCGCGCCGAAGGCCGCAGCCTGCCCGAATATGGCCCCTCGCCCGGCTTTCGCAATCTGAGATGGTTCAAGCCGGTCTATGCCGGCGACGAGATCTTCTACTCCCGCACCATCCGCGGAACCAGGCCGCTCAATTCGCGGCCGGGCTGGTCGATCCTCGAACTGACCTCCGAGGCCTGCGACAAGGATGGCGAACTGGTGATGAGTTTCGATTCGGCCGCACTGATCAAGTTTCCCGTCGCCGGAGGCGACACGGCCTAG
- a CDS encoding adenine phosphoribosyltransferase, protein MTDLENELRAAIRTIPDYPKPGILFRDITTLLGAPRAFRRSIDELVHPYAGLQVSKIAGIEARGFILGGAMAHQLSAGFVPIRKKGKLPHDTVRVAYSLEYGVDEMEMHRDAIMEGESVILVDDLIATGGTAEGAVKLLRQMGANIVAACFVIDLPDLGGRKKLEDLGVQVRTLVSYEGH, encoded by the coding sequence ATGACCGATCTTGAAAACGAACTGCGCGCTGCCATCCGCACCATTCCGGATTACCCCAAGCCGGGCATCCTGTTTCGTGACATCACCACGCTGCTGGGCGCGCCGCGGGCATTCCGGCGCTCGATCGACGAGCTGGTGCATCCCTATGCCGGCTTGCAGGTTTCCAAGATTGCCGGGATTGAAGCGCGCGGCTTCATTCTCGGCGGCGCCATGGCGCACCAGCTGTCGGCCGGTTTCGTGCCGATCCGCAAGAAGGGCAAGCTGCCGCATGACACGGTGCGGGTGGCCTACAGCCTCGAATATGGTGTGGATGAAATGGAAATGCACAGGGACGCTATCATGGAGGGCGAAAGCGTCATCCTGGTCGACGACCTGATCGCCACCGGCGGCACCGCGGAAGGTGCGGTCAAATTGCTGCGCCAGATGGGCGCCAATATCGTTGCCGCCTGTTTCGTCATCGACCTGCCCGATCTCGGCGGACGCAAGAAGCTCGAGGACCTCGGCGTGCAGGTGCGCACGCTGGTCTCCTACGAAGGCCACTGA
- a CDS encoding cytochrome c1: MKKLLASIVPLALATMIGAGPAVAAEEEGGTPHYPILHPKEQSWSFAGPFGTYDKGQLQRGLKVYVEVCSACHSMDLVAFRTLDALGYSEDQVKAFAANYEVEDGPNADGDMYTRTAVGTDYFPSPFPNAEAAAASNGGAAPPDFSLLAKARYVERGFPQFIFDVFTGYNESGPNYIYSLLTGYQEPPHGVEVAEGSYYNPYFVSGPALAMAPPLSDEQVTYDDGAPETLEQYSHDVSAFMMWAAEPHMEERKRTGFMVILFLAIFSTLMYLTKKAVYSNKDH, from the coding sequence ATGAAAAAGCTTCTTGCAAGCATCGTTCCGCTCGCTTTGGCAACCATGATTGGTGCCGGCCCGGCAGTCGCGGCGGAAGAGGAAGGCGGCACCCCGCATTACCCGATTCTGCACCCGAAAGAGCAGAGCTGGTCTTTTGCCGGACCCTTCGGGACCTATGACAAGGGTCAGCTGCAGCGTGGCCTGAAGGTCTATGTCGAAGTCTGTTCGGCCTGCCACTCGATGGACCTCGTCGCCTTCCGCACGCTGGATGCGCTTGGCTATTCCGAGGACCAGGTCAAGGCCTTCGCAGCCAATTACGAAGTCGAGGACGGCCCGAATGCCGATGGCGACATGTACACGCGCACGGCGGTCGGAACGGACTATTTCCCGTCACCGTTCCCGAACGCGGAAGCCGCTGCGGCCTCCAATGGTGGCGCAGCCCCGCCGGACTTCTCGCTGCTGGCCAAGGCGCGCTATGTCGAACGCGGTTTCCCGCAGTTCATCTTCGATGTGTTCACCGGCTACAATGAAAGCGGTCCGAACTACATCTATTCGCTGCTGACCGGCTACCAGGAGCCGCCGCATGGTGTGGAAGTGGCGGAAGGGTCCTATTACAACCCCTATTTCGTCAGCGGTCCTGCACTGGCCATGGCTCCTCCGCTTTCGGATGAGCAGGTGACCTATGATGACGGCGCGCCCGAGACGCTGGAACAGTATTCGCATGACGTTTCCGCGTTCATGATGTGGGCGGCCGAGCCGCACATGGAAGAACGCAAGCGCACCGGTTTCATGGTGATCCTGTTCCTGGCGATCTTCTCGACGCTGATGTACCTGACCAAGAAGGCCGTGTATTCCAACAAGGATCACTGA
- a CDS encoding cytochrome b: MSSDHSTYQPTTGFGKWMDSRLPVTRMVHDSFVSYPVPRNLNYAYTFGGILAVMLVVQLVTGIVLAMHYAANSAIAFQSVEKIMRDVNSGWLLRYMHANGASFFFVAVYLHIARGMYYGSYKAPREVLWILGVIIFLLMMATGFMGYVLPWGQMSFWGATVITGFFTAFPGIGEPIQQLLLGGFAVDNPTLNRFFSLHYLLPFMIVGVVILHVWALHVTGQTNPTGVEVKSKTDTVAFTPYATVKDGLAISIFLMVFAYFIFFMPNFLGHADNYIPADPLKTPAHIVPEWYYLPFYAILRAITFNIGPIDSKLGGVLAMFGSIAVLFVLPWLDTSKVRSAVYRPWYKLFFWIFVANAIFLGWLGAKPAEGAYTIMAQISTLYYFAFFLVILPVLGLIETPKRLPNSITEAVLAKNGGSGGAASSAAASPETRG; encoded by the coding sequence ATGAGCAGTGATCATTCAACCTACCAGCCCACCACCGGTTTCGGAAAGTGGATGGATTCGCGCCTTCCGGTGACCCGGATGGTGCATGACAGTTTCGTCTCCTATCCGGTGCCGCGAAACCTCAATTACGCCTACACCTTCGGCGGCATCCTTGCGGTGATGCTGGTGGTGCAGCTGGTGACCGGCATCGTGCTGGCCATGCATTACGCCGCCAATTCGGCCATTGCCTTCCAGTCGGTCGAAAAGATCATGCGCGACGTCAATTCCGGCTGGCTGTTGCGCTACATGCATGCCAATGGCGCGTCGTTCTTCTTCGTCGCCGTGTATCTGCATATCGCACGCGGCATGTATTACGGCTCCTACAAGGCGCCGCGCGAAGTGCTGTGGATCCTCGGCGTGATCATCTTCCTTCTGATGATGGCAACCGGGTTCATGGGCTATGTGCTGCCATGGGGGCAGATGTCGTTCTGGGGCGCAACGGTGATCACCGGCTTCTTCACGGCGTTCCCGGGGATCGGCGAACCGATCCAGCAATTGCTGCTGGGTGGCTTTGCGGTCGACAACCCGACGCTCAACCGCTTCTTCTCGCTGCATTACCTGCTGCCGTTCATGATTGTCGGCGTCGTCATCCTGCACGTCTGGGCGCTGCATGTGACCGGTCAGACCAATCCGACCGGCGTTGAAGTGAAGTCCAAGACCGACACGGTGGCGTTCACGCCCTATGCGACGGTCAAGGACGGTCTGGCGATTTCCATCTTCCTGATGGTGTTTGCCTACTTCATCTTCTTCATGCCGAACTTCCTGGGCCATGCCGACAACTACATTCCGGCAGACCCGCTGAAGACACCGGCGCACATCGTTCCGGAATGGTACTATCTGCCGTTCTACGCGATCCTGCGCGCCATCACCTTCAACATCGGACCGATCGATTCCAAGCTGGGCGGCGTGCTGGCCATGTTCGGATCCATCGCCGTGCTGTTCGTGCTGCCCTGGCTCGACACCTCGAAGGTCCGCTCGGCGGTCTACCGGCCGTGGTACAAGCTGTTCTTCTGGATTTTCGTGGCCAACGCGATCTTCCTGGGCTGGCTTGGCGCCAAGCCGGCGGAAGGCGCCTACACGATCATGGCGCAGATCTCGACGCTGTACTACTTCGCCTTCTTCCTCGTCATCCTGCCGGTGCTGGGGCTGATCGAAACGCCCAAGCGTCTGCCGAACTCCATCACCGAAGCCGTGCTTGCCAAGAATGGCGGCAGTGGCGGGGCTGCGTCGTCGGCGGCCGCCTCACCAGAAACACGCGGCTGA
- the petA gene encoding ubiquinol-cytochrome c reductase iron-sulfur subunit: MSEPMTQSEGAGEPTRRDFLYIATGMAGAVGVGSFAWPFIDQMRPDASTLAASSIEVNVESLEPGMSLTVKWRGKPVFIRNRTEAEIEEAKAVAVGDLKDPVARNANIAAAAEATDLDRSAGEGKENWLVMIGVCTHLGCIPLGQAGEFGGWFCPCHGSHYDTAGRIRKGPAPENLPVPVFSFVSDSVIKIG; encoded by the coding sequence GTGAGTGAGCCAATGACACAAAGCGAAGGCGCGGGTGAACCCACCCGCCGCGATTTTCTTTACATCGCCACGGGGATGGCAGGCGCGGTCGGCGTGGGCAGTTTTGCCTGGCCGTTCATCGACCAGATGCGCCCCGACGCCTCGACGCTGGCAGCGTCCTCGATTGAAGTGAATGTCGAGAGCCTCGAGCCGGGCATGTCGCTGACGGTGAAATGGCGCGGCAAGCCCGTCTTCATCCGCAACCGCACCGAAGCCGAGATCGAGGAAGCCAAGGCCGTTGCCGTCGGCGACCTCAAGGATCCGGTGGCGCGCAATGCCAATATCGCTGCCGCCGCCGAGGCGACCGACCTGGATCGTTCGGCCGGCGAAGGCAAGGAAAACTGGCTGGTGATGATCGGCGTCTGCACCCATCTGGGCTGCATTCCGCTCGGCCAGGCCGGCGAATTCGGCGGCTGGTTCTGCCCGTGCCACGGTTCGCATTACGATACGGCAGGCCGTATCCGCAAAGGTCCGGCTCCGGAAAACCTGCCCGTGCCGGTGTTTTCCTTCGTGTCTGACAGCGTTATCAAGATTGGCTGA
- a CDS encoding ABC transporter ATP-binding protein, whose protein sequence is MILRPVLALFERWIDPFVRRSSYRPPASTRAFLWHYVGQAKGAFAAMLALGGLVALLEAALFYFVGLLVDVLDAAEPSAGWDGLIAAHGPTLAFMLFVVVVARFVVVTVAALVEEQTVIPGFYNLVRWQAHAHVSRQDLAFFQNDFAGRIVSKVWSAGQATGDFMVSLLQVVWFILIYTVTTMALVFQLDWRLSALVLVWVAAFGVLARFFVPRIRRYARANAEASALLTGRLTDSYSNIQTLKLYAREADNDRYIRQGFDQFIAAIIPFTRHLTGVRASLAALSGIMIAAIAGFSINLWLTGAISVGSVAFTLSLVLRLNMLLGRMMTQLNSLMRNLGTVQNSAELVARPIGLRDRDGAQDLEVGSAAIRIEHACFSYGDASLPVIDDLSLSIAPGEKLGLVGRSGAGKSTFVNLLLRFHDLQSGRIEIDGQNIADVRQESLRQAIGMVTQDTSLLHRSIRENIVFGRPDADDREILEAARRAEALSFINGLSDQRGRKGLDAHVGDRGVKLSGGQRQRIAIARVMLKNAPILVLDEATSALDSEVEAAIQENLDELMDGKTVIAIAHRLSTIARMDRLVVMDNGRILETGTHGELIARGGLYADLWARQSGGFIGVDEAAE, encoded by the coding sequence ATGATACTCAGACCCGTCCTCGCCCTTTTCGAACGCTGGATCGATCCGTTTGTCCGGCGTTCGAGCTACCGGCCGCCGGCGTCGACGCGGGCATTCCTGTGGCATTATGTCGGGCAGGCCAAGGGGGCATTTGCCGCCATGCTGGCGCTGGGCGGGCTGGTGGCGCTGCTCGAGGCGGCGCTGTTTTATTTTGTCGGACTGCTGGTCGATGTGCTGGACGCGGCCGAGCCGAGCGCGGGCTGGGACGGGCTGATCGCGGCGCATGGGCCGACCCTGGCCTTCATGCTGTTTGTCGTGGTGGTGGCGCGGTTCGTCGTCGTCACCGTGGCCGCACTGGTCGAGGAACAGACCGTCATTCCGGGGTTTTACAACCTGGTGCGCTGGCAGGCGCATGCGCATGTCTCGCGCCAGGACCTGGCGTTTTTCCAGAATGATTTTGCCGGACGCATTGTCTCGAAGGTCTGGTCGGCGGGCCAGGCCACCGGCGATTTCATGGTGTCGCTGCTGCAGGTGGTCTGGTTCATCCTGATCTACACGGTCACCACCATGGCGCTGGTCTTCCAGCTCGACTGGAGACTGTCGGCTCTGGTGCTGGTCTGGGTGGCAGCCTTTGGTGTGCTGGCGCGGTTTTTCGTGCCGCGGATAAGGCGCTATGCCCGGGCCAATGCCGAGGCTTCGGCGCTGCTGACCGGCCGGCTCACCGACAGCTATTCCAATATCCAGACCCTCAAGCTCTATGCCCGCGAAGCCGACAATGACCGCTACATCCGGCAGGGCTTTGACCAGTTCATTGCCGCCATCATTCCGTTCACCCGGCATCTGACCGGCGTCCGCGCGTCGCTGGCAGCCCTTTCGGGGATCATGATCGCGGCGATTGCCGGTTTCTCGATCAATCTGTGGCTGACCGGGGCGATATCGGTCGGTTCGGTGGCCTTCACGCTGTCGCTGGTGCTCAGGCTCAACATGCTGCTGGGGCGGATGATGACACAGCTCAACTCGCTGATGCGCAATCTCGGCACCGTGCAGAATTCGGCGGAACTGGTGGCGCGCCCGATCGGCCTGCGCGACCGTGACGGGGCGCAGGATCTCGAGGTGGGTTCGGCCGCGATCCGCATCGAGCACGCCTGTTTCAGCTATGGCGATGCCTCGCTGCCGGTAATCGACGATCTGTCGTTGTCGATTGCGCCGGGCGAAAAGCTCGGCCTGGTCGGCCGCTCCGGGGCCGGCAAGTCGACCTTCGTCAATCTGCTGCTGAGATTTCATGACCTGCAGTCGGGCCGGATCGAGATCGACGGCCAGAACATCGCCGATGTCAGGCAGGAATCGCTGCGCCAGGCCATCGGCATGGTCACCCAGGACACCTCGCTGCTGCATCGCTCGATTCGCGAAAACATCGTGTTTGGCCGTCCCGATGCCGATGACAGGGAGATCCTCGAAGCGGCGCGGCGGGCCGAAGCGCTGTCCTTCATCAACGGGTTGTCGGACCAGCGTGGCCGCAAGGGACTTGATGCCCATGTCGGTGACCGCGGGGTTAAGCTGTCGGGCGGCCAGCGCCAGCGAATCGCCATCGCCCGGGTGATGCTCAAGAACGCGCCGATCCTGGTGCTGGACGAGGCCACCTCGGCGCTTGATTCGGAAGTCGAAGCCGCCATCCAGGAAAATCTCGACGAGCTGATGGACGGAAAAACCGTCATCGCCATTGCCCACCGGCTGTCGACCATTGCCCGGATGGACCGTCTGGTGGTGATGGACAATGGCCGGATCCTTGAAACCGGCACCCATGGCGAACTGATCGCGCGGGGCGGGCTTTACGCCGATTTGTGGGCCCGGCAGTCGGGCGGTTTCATCGGTGTGGACGAGGCTGCGGAATAG